The sequence TGTGACAACCGTTGAGACAAACGATCTTATCAATAACTCTTACGCAAGTGGTGCTTACCACTATGTCGTTCGTTTACAAAATGCAATTAAACCACTTTGGGAAAACCGCCCTTGCTATGATGTTTTAACCGACATTGCAGAAAAGATGGGCACCAAAGAGCAATTCACTGAAGGTCGTACTTACGAAGAGTGGATTGAATATTGCTATAACCAAATGCGTGAGAAAAATCCTGCACTACCGACATTTGCAGAAACTAATGATGTAGGAATTATCGATCGTAAATTACCTAACCGTAATCAATACGTTGCACTTGAAGCATTCCGTCAAGATCCTATCGCTAATCCATTAAAAACAGCGTCAGGTAAAATTGAAATTTATTCTGAAAAATTAATGCAAGATACCGATGGCTGGATTTTACCAGAAGGCGACCGTATCCCTGCAATTCCAGAATATTGTAAGAATGAAGAAGGCGTTGAAAACGTTAAGCTTAAAGAGAAATTCCCTCTGCAAATGACGGGTTTCCACGATAAAGGTCACGTTCACTCTAGTTACTATAATGTTGCTATGTTACGAGAAGCGATCCCTCATCAATTCTGGTTAAATCCAATTGATGCTGCTGAACGTGGATTAAAATCTGGCGATATTGCTGAGATTTATAATGATCGTGGTCGTTTAAATATTCTTGTCAAAGTGACCGATCGTGTATTACCTGGTGTGATTGCTGTACCGCAAGGTGCATGGCGTTCACTTGATACAACAGGTGTAGATACTGGTGGATGTATTAATACATTAACAAGCTGGCACCCATCGCCGTTTGCTAAAGGAAATCCACAACATACAAACCTTGTTGAAGTGAAACGTGCATAAGGAGTTAACTCATGAAGCAATATGGTTTTTATTTTGACTCCACCAAATGCACTGGCTGTAAAACCTGTCAAGTCAGTTGCAAGGATGAAAAAGATTTAGATTTAGGCCCTAAATTCCGTCGTGTTTATGAATACGGTGGTGGTAGTTGGGCAAAACAAGACGGGATCTGGACACAAAATATCTATAGTTATTATTTATCCATTTCTTGTAACCATTGTTCAAACCCTACTTGCGTTGCAGGTTGCCCAACTGGCGCTATGCATAAACGTGAAGAAGATGGTTTAGTGGTTGTCAACCAAGATATCTGTGTCGGTTGCCGTTATTGCGAATTACGTTGCCCTTATGGTGCACCACAATTCGATGAGA comes from Proteus vulgaris and encodes:
- a CDS encoding DMSO/selenate family reductase complex B subunit, producing the protein MKQYGFYFDSTKCTGCKTCQVSCKDEKDLDLGPKFRRVYEYGGGSWAKQDGIWTQNIYSYYLSISCNHCSNPTCVAGCPTGAMHKREEDGLVVVNQDICVGCRYCELRCPYGAPQFDEKKKLMSKCDGCYERVAQGMKPVCVESCPQRALDFDDIEVIRAKHGTECGIAPMPDPSLTNPNIVIKAHKDAKPSGDKTGSVQNAAEV